From Balearica regulorum gibbericeps isolate bBalReg1 chromosome 13, bBalReg1.pri, whole genome shotgun sequence, a single genomic window includes:
- the LOC142603695 gene encoding uncharacterized protein LOC142603695, which produces MSSLHQHHQDKPPSASSAPSTHRLQEPGQGLSPRNTPASTFEGVSISVGGMWIKVPSPVGAAFLRGRAPADRAAPSLAPDATVTPSPVVGRSRGGGSHLTAPWAAGCDGCGCAAGPVLAGMCRRLPGTEPAGTWQRGWKPPCDPPAAVGFRHPQERVRAKEEVYPSGGSAIRTPGHVELYQTRSGPAGCLGGEGFSLARRNVPPAALRTLRAWRLTVASPSGTFMDPPRAVPGAALLRRRSKPQHRCPVSRGCSGTRALSPRHAGSSGCTGLGSAVGGAIPPLHPWAGKSCNPGGFGPGGEKKEEDAVGCCGCRGCCGQGCPGTGRAAGAAGHCQVTSAGARKSDSRCIRSAVLQFQFHRLTIIFRLLLVPH; this is translated from the exons ATGTCCTCTCTGCACCAACACCACCAGGACAAACCTCCCTCAGCATCCTCAGCGCCCAGCACCCATCGCCTgcaggagccagggcaggggctCAGCCCCAGGAACACCCCAGCATCCACCTTCGAGGGCGTCAGCATCTCCGTGGGAGGGATGTGGATCAAG GTCCCCAGCCCCGTGGGTGCTGCCTTCCTCAGGGGACGAGCCCCCGCTGACAGAGCggcccccagcctggccccggATGCCACCGTGACACCCAGCCCTGTCGTGGGACGGTCCCGGGGCGGGGGCTCACACCTGACCGCGCCGTGGGCTGCGGGATGTGATGGATGTGGATGTGCCGCCGGCCCGGTCCTTGCTGGGATGTGCCGACGACTGCCAGGCACCGAACCTGCCGGGACGTGGCAACGGGGATGGAAACCCCCCTGTGACCCCCCTGCAGCCGTGGGGTTTCGGCACCCCCAGGAGCGTGTCCGGGCGAAGGAGGAGGTTTATCCATCTGGGGGTTCAGCCATCCGAACACCAGGACACGTGGAGCTTTACCAAACACGCTCAGGCCCTGCCGGCTGCCTCGGGGGCGAGGGATTCAGCCTGGCGAGGAGAAATGTGCCCCCAGCCGCGCTCCGGACCCTGCGAGCATGGAGGCTGACGGTGGCATCACCCAGCGGGACCTTCATGGACCCACCGAGGGCCgtgccaggagctgctctgctccgcCGCCGCTCCAAACCCCAACACCGCTGCCCCGTGTCCCGGGGATGCTCTGGGACACGTGCCCTGTCCCCACGCCACGCTGGGAGCTCTGGGTGCACGGGGCTCGGCTCTGCGGTGGGGGGAGCCATCCCACCCCTCCACCCCTGGGCTGGGAAATCTTGTAACCCGGGTGGTTTTGGACCAGgaggggagaagaaggaggaggatgctgtgggGTGCTGCGGGTGCCGTGGGTGCTGCGGGCAAGGGTGCCCGGGCACGGGcagggcggcgggggctgccggTCACTGCCAGGTTACATCTGCCGGGGCACGCAAGAGTGACTCCAGATGCATTAGAAGTGCCGTGCTCCAATTTCAATTTCATCGTCTCACAATCATTTTCAGGCTCCTCTTAGTGCCACATTAA